The following proteins are encoded in a genomic region of Gammaproteobacteria bacterium:
- the argJ gene encoding bifunctional glutamate N-acetyltransferase/amino-acid acetyltransferase ArgJ encodes MPVNLKPAEGLLPVPGVRLGVAQAGVKRAGRDDLLVVEAAPGSTAAAVFTRNAFCAAPVTLARRHLAAGDPRYLLVNSGNANAGTGPQGLEDALRTCEALAEAGGVCAEAVLPFSTGVIGAPLPVDRIVAALPAALTALTEEGWARAARAIMTTDTVPKGLSVRRTVAGREFTVTGIAKGAGMIRPDMATMLAFLATDAAVPGALLQACLAEAVERSFNRITVDGDTSTNDACVLLATGRSSAPRVEAVRGAGYAALRDAVAEVCTHLAQAIVRDAEGATKFVTVAVEGGASESECLDVAYAIGHSPLVKTALFASDPNWGRILAAVGRAGLADLDIGRVRIDVGPITIVEAGGRAPGYTEDQGQAVFGAPEITIRVLLGRGGASATVWTSDLSYDYVRINAEYRT; translated from the coding sequence ATGCCGGTGAACCTGAAGCCCGCCGAAGGTCTGTTGCCCGTGCCGGGCGTGCGGCTCGGCGTGGCCCAGGCGGGGGTGAAGCGCGCGGGGCGGGACGACCTGCTGGTGGTGGAGGCCGCGCCGGGCTCGACCGCGGCGGCCGTCTTCACCCGCAACGCCTTCTGCGCCGCGCCGGTGACCCTCGCGCGCCGGCACCTGGCGGCGGGCGACCCGCGCTACCTGCTCGTCAACTCGGGCAACGCGAACGCCGGCACCGGGCCCCAGGGGCTCGAGGACGCGCTGCGGACCTGCGAGGCCCTGGCGGAGGCGGGCGGGGTGTGCGCCGAGGCGGTGCTTCCCTTCTCCACCGGGGTGATTGGCGCGCCGCTCCCCGTGGACCGCATCGTGGCCGCCCTCCCGGCCGCGCTCACGGCGCTGACCGAAGAGGGCTGGGCCCGGGCGGCGCGCGCCATCATGACCACGGACACGGTGCCCAAGGGCCTCTCCGTGCGCCGCACGGTCGCCGGGCGTGAATTCACCGTGACGGGGATCGCGAAGGGCGCCGGGATGATCCGTCCCGACATGGCCACCATGCTGGCCTTTCTCGCGACCGACGCGGCGGTGCCCGGGGCGCTCCTGCAGGCCTGCCTCGCCGAGGCGGTGGAACGCTCCTTCAACCGGATCACGGTGGACGGCGACACCTCGACCAACGACGCCTGCGTGCTGCTGGCGACCGGGCGCTCGTCCGCCCCGCGCGTCGAGGCGGTGCGAGGGGCCGGCTATGCCGCTCTGCGGGACGCGGTGGCGGAGGTCTGCACGCACCTGGCGCAGGCCATCGTGCGCGACGCCGAAGGGGCGACCAAGTTCGTGACCGTCGCGGTCGAGGGCGGGGCGAGCGAGTCGGAGTGCCTGGACGTCGCCTACGCCATCGGGCACTCGCCGCTGGTGAAGACCGCGCTCTTCGCGAGCGACCCGAACTGGGGCCGGATCCTGGCCGCGGTGGGCCGCGCGGGCCTCGCGGACCTCGACATCGGGCGGGTCCGCATCGACGTGGGCCCGATCACCATCGTCGAGGCCGGCGGCCGGGCCCCGGGTTACACCGAGGATCAGGGGCAGGCGGTGTTCGGGGCCCCCGAGATCACCATCCGGGTGCTCCTCGGGCGCGGCGGCGCCTCGGCCACGGTGTGGACCAGCGACCTGTCCTACGACTACGTGCGCATCAACGCGGAGTACCGCACCTGA
- a CDS encoding Nudix family hydrolase has protein sequence MISVAAAALIDAAGRVLLSRRPDHAHQGGLWEFPGGKLEPGEPVEAGLARELEEELGVTPTAMRPLIRVRHRYPDREVLLDVWRVDAWTGEPEGREGQAIEWVAPGDLPKRALPAADLPVAAAVRLPPACLITPEPGPDPSRFLETLQRSLEAGVRLVQLRVRSLAPAPLRALAREALAVCRAQGAWMLVNGDADLAEAIGADGVHLRAAALAALRERPLGPGRWVGASCHDERALGRAQALGVDFVLLSPVRETASHPGARPLGWERFRSLAGQANHPVYALGGLTLADLPLAWSHGAQGIAAIRSLWRDPPRSEP, from the coding sequence CTGATATCGGTCGCTGCGGCCGCCCTCATCGACGCCGCCGGGCGGGTGCTGCTCAGCCGTCGCCCCGACCACGCCCACCAGGGCGGGTTGTGGGAGTTCCCCGGCGGGAAGCTCGAGCCGGGGGAGCCGGTCGAGGCCGGGCTGGCCCGGGAGCTCGAGGAGGAGCTCGGGGTCACCCCCACCGCGATGCGGCCCCTCATCCGGGTCCGCCACCGCTACCCGGACCGGGAGGTCCTGCTGGACGTCTGGCGGGTCGACGCCTGGACGGGCGAGCCTGAGGGCCGCGAGGGTCAGGCGATCGAGTGGGTGGCCCCCGGGGACCTGCCGAAGCGCGCGCTCCCCGCCGCCGACCTCCCGGTGGCCGCGGCCGTCCGTCTGCCGCCGGCCTGCCTGATCACCCCCGAGCCCGGCCCCGACCCGTCCCGGTTCCTGGAGACGCTCCAGCGCAGCCTCGAGGCGGGCGTGCGCCTCGTCCAGTTGCGGGTGCGCTCGCTCGCGCCGGCGCCGCTGCGCGCCCTGGCCCGGGAGGCCCTGGCGGTCTGCCGGGCGCAGGGGGCCTGGATGCTGGTCAACGGGGACGCTGACCTCGCCGAGGCCATCGGGGCGGACGGTGTGCACCTCCGCGCCGCGGCCCTCGCGGCCCTGAGGGAGCGTCCCCTCGGCCCCGGCCGCTGGGTGGGCGCCTCCTGCCACGACGAGCGCGCGCTCGGCCGCGCGCAGGCCCTCGGGGTCGACTTCGTGCTGCTCTCGCCGGTCCGGGAGACAGCCTCCCACCCCGGCGCCCGGCCCCTCGGCTGGGAGCGCTTCCGCTCTCTCGCCGGGCAGGCGAACCACCCCGTCTACGCCCTCGGGGGCCTCACACTGGCCGATCTCCCCCTCGCCTGGTCCCACGGTGCCCAGGGGATCGCCGCCATCCGTTCCCTCTGGCGCGACCCTCCACGGAGCGAGCCATGA
- a CDS encoding TlpA family protein disulfide reductase: MTRIGFAASLLGLSLALAGPAPAAGPAADAPILTDLDGWPRRLEDLVGQDRWTVVMFWASDCGVCNEEAPAWVLFDERWRSEGAGVVGVTLDGQAGLAAARAFRDRHRMGFPNLIGEPEDVARMFTERARQPWLGTPSFLVYGPGGELRARHAGALPPGRLEEYLRKQAGRPAK, encoded by the coding sequence ATGACCCGAATCGGCTTTGCCGCCAGCCTGCTCGGCCTTTCCCTCGCCCTGGCGGGTCCCGCCCCGGCGGCGGGGCCCGCGGCCGACGCGCCGATCCTCACCGACCTTGACGGCTGGCCCCGGCGGCTCGAGGACCTGGTGGGCCAGGACCGCTGGACGGTGGTGATGTTCTGGGCCTCGGACTGCGGGGTCTGCAACGAGGAGGCGCCGGCGTGGGTGCTCTTCGACGAGCGGTGGCGCTCCGAAGGCGCTGGCGTCGTCGGCGTGACCCTCGACGGCCAGGCGGGGCTCGCGGCGGCGCGGGCCTTCCGGGACCGGCACCGGATGGGCTTCCCGAATCTCATTGGCGAGCCCGAGGACGTGGCCCGGATGTTCACCGAGCGTGCCAGGCAGCCCTGGCTCGGTACCCCGAGCTTCCTCGTCTACGGGCCGGGGGGCGAGCTTCGGGCGCGGCACGCGGGCGCGCTCCCCCCCGGGCGCCTCGAGGAGTACCTCCGCAAGCAGGCTGGCAGGCCGGCGAAGTGA
- a CDS encoding DUF2878 domain-containing protein, whose product MTTVLGNGLAFYVVWAAAAYGAARGLPWLGVGALLLWLPLHLWACGVGWRHELRLLAAAGALGYGADSVLVLGGWLDFPEHARLGWPTALWMVGLWVGFAATLRHSFRLVLGRPLVAALLGASGGPFSYFAGERLGALTLDEGALFAVSVEWLFALPVLAWLAGQPAPGARAAAA is encoded by the coding sequence ATGACGACCGTTCTGGGAAACGGCCTCGCGTTCTACGTGGTCTGGGCCGCCGCGGCCTACGGCGCGGCCCGCGGGCTCCCCTGGCTCGGCGTCGGCGCCCTGCTCCTCTGGCTGCCGCTGCACCTGTGGGCGTGCGGGGTCGGCTGGCGCCACGAGCTCCGGCTGCTCGCCGCCGCCGGGGCGCTCGGCTACGGCGCCGACTCCGTGCTGGTCCTGGGCGGATGGCTCGACTTCCCGGAGCACGCCCGGCTCGGGTGGCCGACGGCCCTCTGGATGGTCGGCCTCTGGGTCGGCTTCGCCGCGACCCTGCGCCACTCGTTCCGCCTCGTGCTCGGACGGCCCCTGGTCGCGGCGCTCCTGGGCGCCTCCGGCGGGCCGTTCTCCTACTTCGCCGGCGAGCGGCTGGGCGCCCTGACCCTGGACGAGGGCGCGCTCTTCGCGGTCAGCGTGGAGTGGCTCTTCGCCCTCCCCGTGCTCGCCTGGCTCGCAGGCCAGCCCGCGCCCGGGGCGCGGGCGGCGGCCGCCTAG
- the sufT gene encoding putative Fe-S cluster assembly protein SufT, translated as MYAKVCEPVRLRRDCPAVAVPEGVPVELPQGTVGSLAQALGGSFTVYVQGKMFRVDGKDADAIGREPVPLPELPPEATDRDVERAVWEALKGCYDPELPVNVVDLGLIYGCRVEPRPDGRREVHITMTLTEPSCGMGDVIACDVRGRVERVPTVAAAHVDIVFEPRWTPDRMSDVAKLATGVY; from the coding sequence ATGTACGCGAAGGTCTGCGAGCCGGTGAGGCTCAGGCGCGATTGCCCCGCGGTGGCCGTTCCCGAAGGGGTCCCCGTCGAGCTTCCCCAGGGTACGGTCGGCTCCCTCGCCCAGGCGCTGGGGGGCAGCTTCACGGTCTACGTGCAGGGCAAGATGTTCCGCGTGGACGGCAAGGACGCCGACGCCATCGGGCGGGAGCCGGTGCCCCTGCCGGAGCTTCCCCCCGAGGCGACGGACCGCGACGTGGAGCGGGCCGTCTGGGAGGCGCTGAAGGGTTGCTACGACCCCGAACTGCCGGTCAACGTGGTCGATCTGGGGCTCATCTATGGCTGCCGGGTGGAGCCGCGGCCGGACGGGAGACGCGAGGTCCACATCACCATGACCCTGACCGAGCCGAGCTGCGGCATGGGTGACGTGATCGCCTGCGACGTGCGCGGGCGGGTCGAGCGCGTGCCCACGGTCGCCGCGGCGCACGTGGACATCGTGTTCGAGCCGCGGTGGACGCCGGACCGCATGTCCGACGTGGCGAAGCTCGCGACGGGCGTGTATTGA
- a CDS encoding HDOD domain-containing protein, producing MSANLAAPPPKDGLSARELDTLSVLVSPPHICVRITELLGSPRSNARAVGEVIAQDPSLTARLLRLVNSSFYGYRSRIDTVSRAVAVVGNVAVHNLAIAVSAVKSFSDIPNDLVNMDTFWRHGVYCGLIARACGRRVGVLHPERLFVGGLLHDLGSLVLYQTRPDACRETLLIAAGDEAVLYQAELEAFGFSHAELGGKLMTHWGLPEALSDAVACHHAPSAARLAPLEAAILHVAEALANRSRIGAFTEHPAEQTALEETAWATIGLPDPETASEELILEADQHFLETVSLVCPPRRAAAGGRR from the coding sequence TTGTCCGCCAACCTCGCCGCGCCCCCGCCGAAGGACGGCCTCTCGGCCCGCGAGCTCGACACCCTGTCGGTCCTGGTCTCGCCCCCGCACATCTGCGTGCGGATCACCGAGCTGCTGGGCAGCCCGCGCAGCAACGCCCGCGCGGTCGGCGAGGTCATCGCCCAGGACCCCAGCCTCACGGCCCGCCTGCTGCGGCTCGTGAACAGCTCCTTCTACGGGTACCGGTCGCGCATCGACACCGTGTCCCGCGCCGTCGCCGTGGTGGGGAACGTCGCGGTGCACAACCTGGCGATTGCCGTGTCGGCGGTGAAGTCCTTCTCGGACATTCCCAACGACCTGGTCAACATGGACACGTTCTGGCGTCACGGCGTGTACTGCGGCCTCATCGCGCGGGCGTGCGGGCGGCGGGTGGGGGTGCTGCACCCGGAGCGGCTCTTCGTCGGCGGGCTCCTGCACGACCTGGGCAGCCTGGTGCTCTACCAGACACGCCCGGACGCGTGCCGGGAGACGCTCCTCATCGCCGCGGGCGACGAGGCGGTGCTCTACCAGGCCGAGCTCGAGGCGTTCGGCTTCAGCCACGCGGAGCTCGGCGGCAAGCTGATGACCCACTGGGGGCTGCCGGAGGCCCTGTCGGACGCGGTGGCCTGCCACCACGCGCCGAGCGCGGCGCGCCTGGCCCCGCTCGAGGCCGCCATCCTGCACGTGGCCGAGGCGCTCGCGAACCGGTCCCGAATCGGGGCGTTCACCGAGCACCCGGCCGAGCAGACGGCCCTGGAGGAGACCGCCTGGGCCACGATCGGGCTACCCGACCCGGAGACGGCGTCCGAGGAGCTGATCCTCGAGGCCGACCAGCACTTCCTCGAGACCGTGAGTCTCGTGTGCCCCCCTCGACGCGCGGCCGCCGGAGGGCGACGATAA
- a CDS encoding DUF1631 domain-containing protein: MNPTAALETHPADIPLATPRGLPPAGAATLLRTCREMALEALQRLAAHTLDRLDDALFELADKAENNAQQRVYFDAMRDVRLRRAGMETALRAQLQEQFERRSASPTPFGRPVGDSSSGASLGLVENDELEVTIAVENMVAKAHGLYEDELYALDRRVGHLLGDPELKGARNPFSPETICESVRKASTTLETGLTVQLLVLKLFDRHLVADLQGLYQALNHHLASRNVLPSIQRPNLGRPVVRPTRTTNAPGRGAMTAPLEPDVVSLIQELAAATRPGQPVSFTGGGATVALPQMLGALSVLQTGQSPAGMEGFEGFEGLQGVQLDPGQIAAGTVNVLRQLRSEGFTRGMDQVDDLMLELVTLLFDYVLDDKAIPTALKALIGRLQIPLLKVAILDKALFARKNHPARRLLNTLAGAAVGWDENRDGNDELFHAVEGVVQRVLKDFDQNVELFSELLTELENFLAAQEQRAQQRAELSVKILQGRERLDLAKAATETEIRRCLAMGPVPAPVQEFVDRHWRNLLVVTHNREGETSELWETRVRMLETLVWSVLPKRTQAERRELLAALPNFVRGLSDTIRTLSIEDEERSRFVAALARYQAAAMKGETPPDAAPAASPGPACGAMEPTVLEPRTDIDLGSPARFPGQAGAPEPEGRDLVTAILGLPPARPPRPGLHHGGEFEEIVIEDPRLEPEPAAPPAPEHDAHLQAAQGLAIGTWVEFLSESGARTRARLTWVSSVTGVYLFTDRRGMKVAERTTAGLALDFRRGSARLMESVPLFDRAVSHLMQGLRRSNNASH; the protein is encoded by the coding sequence ATGAATCCGACCGCTGCCCTGGAAACCCACCCGGCGGATATCCCGCTGGCGACCCCCCGTGGCCTGCCCCCGGCGGGCGCGGCGACGCTCCTGCGCACCTGCCGCGAGATGGCCCTCGAGGCGCTCCAGCGCCTCGCGGCCCACACCCTGGACCGGCTGGACGACGCGCTGTTCGAGCTCGCCGACAAGGCGGAGAACAACGCCCAGCAGAGGGTCTACTTCGACGCCATGCGCGACGTGCGCCTGCGCCGGGCGGGGATGGAGACGGCCCTGCGGGCCCAGCTCCAGGAGCAGTTCGAGCGCCGCTCGGCGAGCCCCACGCCCTTCGGCCGCCCGGTGGGCGATTCTTCCTCCGGGGCGTCCCTCGGGCTGGTGGAGAACGACGAGCTCGAGGTCACGATCGCGGTCGAGAACATGGTGGCCAAGGCCCACGGACTCTACGAGGACGAGCTCTACGCGCTCGACCGCCGGGTCGGCCATCTCCTCGGCGACCCCGAGCTGAAGGGCGCCCGCAACCCCTTTTCCCCGGAGACGATCTGCGAGTCCGTGCGCAAGGCGAGCACGACGCTCGAGACCGGCCTCACGGTTCAGTTGCTCGTCCTGAAGCTCTTCGACCGGCACCTGGTGGCGGACCTGCAGGGGCTCTACCAGGCCCTGAACCACCACCTCGCGAGCCGCAACGTCCTGCCCTCGATCCAGCGCCCGAACCTCGGCCGGCCGGTGGTGCGGCCGACCCGGACGACCAACGCCCCGGGACGGGGGGCGATGACCGCCCCGCTCGAGCCGGACGTGGTGTCCCTCATCCAGGAGCTCGCCGCGGCCACCCGCCCCGGTCAGCCGGTGTCCTTCACGGGGGGCGGTGCGACGGTCGCCCTGCCCCAGATGCTGGGCGCGCTGAGCGTGCTCCAGACGGGCCAGAGCCCGGCGGGCATGGAGGGCTTCGAGGGCTTCGAGGGCCTGCAGGGGGTCCAGCTCGACCCGGGCCAGATCGCCGCCGGCACCGTGAACGTGCTGCGCCAGCTGCGCAGCGAGGGGTTCACGCGCGGGATGGACCAGGTGGACGACCTCATGCTCGAGCTCGTCACCCTGCTCTTCGACTACGTCCTCGACGACAAGGCCATCCCCACGGCCCTGAAGGCCCTGATCGGGCGCCTGCAGATCCCGCTGCTGAAGGTGGCCATCCTCGACAAGGCCCTGTTCGCGCGCAAGAACCACCCGGCAAGGCGCCTGCTGAACACGCTCGCCGGCGCCGCGGTGGGCTGGGACGAGAACCGCGACGGCAACGACGAGCTCTTCCACGCGGTCGAGGGGGTCGTGCAGCGCGTGCTGAAGGACTTCGACCAGAACGTGGAGCTGTTCTCCGAGCTGCTGACGGAGCTCGAGAACTTCCTCGCCGCCCAGGAGCAGCGGGCGCAACAGCGGGCCGAGCTCTCGGTGAAGATCCTCCAGGGGCGCGAGCGCCTCGACCTGGCCAAGGCGGCCACCGAGACCGAGATCCGGCGCTGCCTCGCGATGGGGCCGGTGCCCGCCCCGGTGCAGGAGTTCGTCGACCGGCACTGGCGCAACCTGCTGGTGGTCACCCACAACCGCGAGGGCGAGACGAGCGAGCTCTGGGAGACCCGGGTGCGGATGCTGGAGACCCTGGTCTGGAGCGTCCTGCCGAAACGCACGCAGGCCGAGCGCCGGGAGCTGCTGGCCGCCCTGCCGAACTTCGTGCGGGGCCTGAGCGACACGATCCGCACGTTGAGTATCGAGGACGAGGAGCGCAGCCGTTTCGTCGCCGCCCTCGCCCGCTACCAGGCGGCGGCGATGAAGGGCGAGACGCCCCCGGACGCAGCGCCCGCGGCCTCACCCGGACCCGCCTGCGGCGCGATGGAGCCCACGGTGCTGGAGCCCCGCACGGACATCGACCTGGGGAGTCCGGCCCGCTTCCCGGGCCAGGCGGGAGCGCCGGAGCCCGAGGGGCGCGACCTCGTCACCGCCATCCTCGGCCTGCCGCCCGCGCGCCCGCCGAGACCGGGTCTGCACCACGGGGGCGAATTCGAGGAGATCGTCATCGAGGACCCCCGGCTCGAGCCGGAGCCCGCCGCCCCGCCCGCGCCCGAGCACGACGCGCACCTCCAGGCCGCCCAGGGCCTCGCCATCGGCACCTGGGTGGAGTTCCTCAGCGAGAGCGGGGCCCGCACCCGGGCCCGCCTCACCTGGGTGAGCAGCGTGACCGGCGTCTACCTCTTCACCGACCGCCGGGGCATGAAGGTCGCCGAGCGCACCACGGCCGGCCTCGCGCTCGACTTCCGGCGCGGCAGCGCCCGGCTCATGGAATCGGTCCCCCTGTTCGATCGCGCCGTCAGCCACCTGATGCAGGGACTGCGGCGCTCCAACAACGCCAGCCACTGA
- the glgP gene encoding alpha-glucan family phosphorylase, producing the protein MSGTTFSVEVQPVLPARLARLTDLAHDLYYSWDRSVRRIFRDLDEATWVASLHNPRVFLRRVPQARLDAAAEDPIFLAEFRRALSAYDTYLESAGRPRSEPHLETGRDLVAYFSAEFGFHQSVPLYAGGLGILAADLCKAMSHLRAPFVAVGLLYRQGYFDQRLLCNGDQIADYRTVEPADLPVSAARDPRGAEVVVAVDLPGRRLLLRVWEAKAGHVRLYLLDSDVPGNSPRDRAITYQLYGGDAETRIQQEIALGIGGGRALRALGLAPTVWHINEGHPAFLVLERCRQQVEQGLDFASAHELAAASTVFTTHTPVPAGHDIFEHALMRTYFGGFWSGLGIDEGRFLALGATPRDPGRFNMTALALRGSRYQNGVSRIHARVAAQNEAYVWPEVPPDESPMGHVTNGVDVGTFLGLPWNALFDMYVDRGWRARLTDTAFWERVLDRIPNHVFQSVHEILKSELLEYARERATVQYRRGGYAESLIQHLTRFLTARRLDTLLVGFARRFATYKRATLLFRDLPRLARIVNNPDRPVLFLFAGKAHPNDRPGQDLIRTIAEVSMRPEFQGRIVLLEDYNFSMARRLMPGVDVWLNVPEYPMEACGTSGMKAAINGAINLSVLDGWWGEAYDGENGWAIHPHPELDPARRDEQEALELYDLLEDQIAPMYFARNREGDRDVWVGRSKASMKTVMPRFNGIRMALDYLRDYYAQAARHGVRLADGGGAGARSLAAWKARVAQAWPRLRMRLATALPAAVRAADPLALEVAVSLNGLQPEDVRVECLSGVLDEVGAFVATGSTLLEPAGDAGGGETLYRLKLRGEGGRPLGDGLGHFKVRLFPYHPLLAHRFETGRMLWLE; encoded by the coding sequence ATGAGCGGGACGACGTTCAGTGTGGAGGTCCAGCCGGTGCTGCCCGCGCGGCTCGCACGGCTCACCGACCTCGCCCACGACCTCTACTACAGCTGGGACCGGAGCGTCAGGCGCATCTTCCGGGACCTGGACGAGGCGACCTGGGTGGCCTCGCTGCACAACCCCCGGGTGTTCCTGCGCCGGGTGCCCCAGGCCCGCCTCGACGCCGCGGCCGAGGACCCCATCTTCCTCGCTGAGTTCCGCCGGGCGTTGAGTGCCTACGACACCTATCTCGAGTCGGCCGGCAGGCCCCGCTCGGAGCCGCACCTGGAGACCGGGCGGGACCTCGTCGCCTACTTCTCCGCCGAGTTCGGCTTCCACCAGAGCGTGCCGCTCTACGCCGGCGGCCTCGGCATCCTCGCCGCAGACCTCTGCAAGGCCATGAGCCACCTCCGCGCGCCCTTCGTGGCCGTGGGGCTGCTCTACCGCCAGGGCTATTTCGACCAGCGCCTGCTCTGCAACGGGGACCAGATCGCCGACTACCGCACGGTGGAGCCGGCCGATCTGCCGGTGTCCGCCGCCCGCGACCCGCGGGGGGCGGAGGTCGTCGTCGCGGTCGACCTGCCCGGGCGCCGCCTGCTCCTGCGGGTGTGGGAGGCGAAGGCGGGCCACGTCCGGCTCTATCTCCTCGACTCGGACGTCCCCGGGAACAGCCCCCGGGACCGGGCCATCACCTACCAGCTCTACGGGGGCGACGCCGAGACCCGGATCCAGCAGGAGATCGCCCTCGGCATCGGGGGGGGCCGGGCGCTGCGTGCCCTCGGGCTCGCGCCGACCGTCTGGCACATCAACGAGGGCCACCCGGCCTTCCTCGTGCTCGAGCGCTGCCGCCAGCAGGTGGAGCAGGGGCTCGACTTCGCGAGCGCCCACGAGTTGGCCGCGGCGAGCACGGTCTTCACCACCCACACCCCGGTGCCCGCGGGCCACGACATCTTCGAGCACGCCCTGATGCGGACCTATTTCGGCGGGTTCTGGTCCGGGCTCGGCATCGACGAGGGGCGCTTCCTCGCCCTCGGCGCGACCCCCCGGGACCCCGGCCGTTTCAACATGACTGCGCTCGCCCTGCGCGGCTCGCGCTACCAGAACGGGGTGAGCCGCATCCACGCCCGGGTCGCCGCCCAGAACGAGGCGTACGTCTGGCCCGAGGTCCCTCCGGACGAGAGCCCGATGGGCCACGTCACCAACGGCGTGGATGTGGGCACGTTCCTCGGCCTGCCCTGGAACGCGCTCTTCGACATGTACGTGGACCGGGGGTGGCGGGCGCGCTTGACCGACACGGCCTTCTGGGAGCGCGTCCTCGACCGGATCCCGAACCACGTCTTCCAGAGCGTGCACGAGATCCTGAAATCCGAGCTGCTGGAGTACGCCCGGGAGCGGGCCACCGTGCAGTACCGGCGGGGGGGCTACGCCGAGTCGCTCATCCAGCACCTGACGCGCTTCCTCACGGCGCGCCGGCTGGACACCCTGCTGGTCGGATTCGCGCGGCGCTTCGCGACCTACAAGCGCGCCACGCTCCTCTTCCGCGACCTCCCGCGGCTCGCCCGCATCGTGAACAACCCCGACCGCCCGGTGCTGTTCCTCTTCGCCGGCAAGGCCCACCCGAACGACCGCCCGGGCCAGGACCTCATCCGGACCATCGCCGAGGTCAGCATGCGCCCCGAGTTCCAGGGGCGGATCGTGCTCCTCGAGGACTACAACTTCTCCATGGCCCGGCGCCTGATGCCGGGCGTGGACGTCTGGCTGAATGTCCCCGAGTACCCCATGGAGGCCTGTGGCACCTCGGGCATGAAGGCCGCCATCAACGGCGCCATCAACCTGAGCGTCCTGGACGGCTGGTGGGGCGAGGCCTACGACGGGGAGAACGGCTGGGCCATCCACCCGCACCCGGAGCTCGACCCCGCGCGGCGCGACGAGCAGGAGGCGCTCGAGCTCTACGACCTGCTGGAGGACCAGATAGCCCCCATGTACTTTGCCCGCAACCGCGAGGGCGACCGCGACGTGTGGGTGGGCCGCTCGAAGGCCTCCATGAAGACGGTGATGCCGCGCTTCAACGGCATCCGCATGGCCCTCGACTATCTGCGGGACTACTACGCGCAGGCGGCCCGGCACGGCGTGCGCCTGGCGGACGGGGGTGGCGCGGGGGCGCGCAGCCTCGCCGCCTGGAAGGCCCGTGTGGCGCAGGCCTGGCCGCGGCTGCGGATGCGGTTGGCCACGGCGCTACCCGCCGCGGTCCGGGCCGCTGACCCGCTCGCGCTCGAGGTCGCGGTCTCCCTGAACGGGCTGCAGCCCGAGGACGTCCGGGTGGAGTGCCTCTCAGGGGTGCTGGACGAGGTGGGGGCGTTCGTCGCCACCGGGAGCACGCTCCTCGAGCCCGCGGGAGACGCGGGCGGGGGCGAGACGCTCTACCGGCTGAAGCTGCGGGGCGAGGGAGGCCGGCCGCTCGGCGACGGCCTCGGCCACTTCAAGGTGCGGCTCTTTCCCTACCACCCGCTCCTCGCCCACCGCTTCGAGACGGGGCGGATGCTCTGGCTGGAGTAG
- a CDS encoding GAF domain-containing protein: MNDPTRDEIDRLREENRTLAREVAGLRRFIRSLQNLADASEGDVSSHIVELLEQILRNALEAIDAHNGSLLVLDEDTGELVFVVALGEFPPSSLTGLRLPPGAGIAGWVASHREPTIVEDARKDPRFYAGVDDAFQFNTKSLVAAPIMGGGRLIGVIEALNKESGQSFGADDLALLMLMCRFAGELLRSLEEQFALRDPLGGQAPVSMAAGGR; this comes from the coding sequence ATGAACGACCCCACCCGAGACGAGATCGACCGGCTGAGGGAGGAGAACCGCACGCTCGCCCGCGAGGTGGCCGGCCTGCGACGCTTCATCCGCAGCCTGCAGAACCTCGCGGACGCCTCCGAGGGCGACGTGAGCAGCCACATCGTGGAGCTGCTGGAGCAGATCCTGCGCAACGCGCTCGAGGCGATCGACGCCCACAACGGCTCGCTCCTGGTGCTCGACGAGGACACCGGCGAGCTCGTGTTCGTGGTGGCCCTCGGTGAATTCCCGCCGTCCTCGCTGACGGGCCTGCGGCTGCCCCCGGGCGCGGGGATCGCCGGGTGGGTCGCGAGCCACCGCGAGCCGACCATCGTCGAGGACGCGCGCAAGGACCCGCGCTTCTACGCCGGCGTGGATGACGCCTTCCAGTTCAACACCAAGAGCCTGGTGGCGGCGCCGATCATGGGCGGCGGGCGCCTGATCGGGGTGATCGAGGCGCTCAACAAGGAATCGGGCCAGAGCTTCGGCGCCGACGACCTCGCGCTGCTGATGCTGATGTGCCGGTTCGCGGGCGAGCTGCTGCGCTCGCTGGAGGAGCAGTTCGCGCTGCGCGACCCCCTCGGCGGGCAGGCGCCGGTCTCGATGGCCGCCGGAGGCCGCTGA